The following proteins are encoded in a genomic region of Cryptomeria japonica chromosome 11, Sugi_1.0, whole genome shotgun sequence:
- the LOC131064009 gene encoding pentatricopeptide repeat-containing protein At2g13600: MALIPSLPLPLNILTTHVTSLKFITIIIKSIAKQLSTMNSTAKMYHYSIRTLCRESRLEEAMSILRDLDKGRSPVDSNMYSCLLQASTIAKSLTEGKTLHAHMLLTGFQINNDSVNTKLLSMYSNCGSFNDTRQLFDKMHSPHIVPWNVIIRCCVIHGFCNDALILYYQMQRTEVCPDRFTFPLVLKACASLGYLSQGKIVHDCVVKYGLEFDDFVGTGLIDMYAKCGALEDARQVFDKMYQRDVVSWTSLIGGHLQNRQVNEVMNLFQLMQFAGVKPNSITIVSILRACAHLANLQKGKEIHGYVLKRGFQVDVYVVSSLIDMYTKCNALDYAVCVFDKMPQKNVVSWNSMIAGFVNIGKCNCAYELFHRMQSTGVKSNLVTWNTMIAGYAQNGLPNEAIKHLYQMQLAGVEPDSITVASVLPACVALSALQQGREIHAKIIRNGFNSSVFVGSALLDMYCKCGNIENARRVFDNMLERDAVSWNAMLVGYGVHGHGEEVMALFEQMLQEGVQPDQITFIAILSACSHSGLVAEGMQFFDHMINDFHVVPRMEHYASMVDLLGRAGCLEKAEDFIKNMPIKPSVEVWAVLLNACRVHQNIGLGERVAEYIFGLEPENIGYYVLLSNIYAEAGRWDDVAKVRAKMKSRGLQKSPGCSWIEVNNQV, encoded by the coding sequence ATGGCATTGATTCCATCCTTACCATTACCCTTAAACATTCTAACAACACATGTTACTTCCCTAAAATTTATCACCATCATAATAAAATCAATAGCTAAACAACTAAGCACAATGAACTCAACTGCCAAAATGTATCACTACAGTATCCGAACACTTTGCAGAGAGAGTCGATTGGAGGAGGCCATGTCCATCTTGCGTGATCTGGATAAGGGCAGGAGTCCAGTGGACTCCAACATGTATTCATGTCTGTTGCAGGCGTCCACCATAGCCAAATCCCTAACAGAAGGTAAGACTCTACATGCCCACATGCTCTTAACTGGATTTCAGATAAATAACGACTCTGTAAACACTAAACTTCTGAGCATGTATTCAAACTGCGGTAGTTTCAACGATacacgccaactgtttgacaaaatgcattCACCTCATATTGTGCCATGGAATGTTATAATAAGGTGTTGTGTTATTCATGGGTTCTGCAATGATGCCCTTATACTCTATTACCAAATGCAGAGGACAGAGGTCTGCCCGGACAGGTTTACATTCCCCCTCGTTCTCAAGGCGTGCGCAAGCTTGGGTTATCTTTCCCAAGGTAAGATAGTTCATGACTGTGTTGTGAAGTACGGGTTGGAGTTTGATGATTTTGTGGGGACTGGTCTCATAGACATGTATGCGAAATGTGGCGCACTTGAGGATGCAcgtcaagtgtttgacaaaatgtatCAAAGAGATGTGGTTTCTTGGACTTCTCTGATTGGAGGGCATCTGCAGAACCGGCAGGTTAATGAGGTCATGAATCTTTTTCAGCTTATGCAGTTTGCAGGTGTGAAACCCAATTCGATTACTATTGTCAGCATTCTTCGAGCATGTGCTCACTTAGCGAATCTGCAGAAGGGAAAAGAAATTCATGGTTATGTTCTTAAAAGAGGTTTTCAAGTAGATGTTTATGTAGTCAGCTCCCTCATTGacatgtacacaaaatgtaatgCCCTGGACTATGCAGTTTgcgtgtttgacaaaatgcctcagaaAAATGTGGTTTCATGGAATTCAATGATTGCTGGTTTTGTTAATATTGGAAAATGTAACTGTGCGTATGAGTTGTTTCATCGAATGCAAAGTACAGGTGTTAAATCCAATTTAGTTACATGGAATACAATGATCGCAGGATATGCCCAGAATGGGCTTCCAAATGAAGCCATAAAACATCTTTATCAAATGCAGCTAGCTGGAGTTGAACCAGACTCGATTACCGTTGCAAGTGTGCTGCCGGCATGTGTTGCCTTGTCAGCTCTACAACAGGGTAGGGAAATCCATGCTAAAATAATCAGAAATGGATTTAACTCGAGTGTTTTTGTGGGGAGTGCCCTGCTAGATATGTATTGCAAGTGTGGAAACATAGAGAATGCTCGAAGAGTGTTTGATAACATGTTAGAAAGAGATGCAGTTTCCTGGAATGCAATGTTGGTGGGGTATGGAGTGCATGGTCATGGTGAGGAGGTCATGGCACTTTTTGAACAAATGTTACAGGAAGGCGTGCAGCCAGATCAGATCACCTTCATTGCCATCCTGTCTGCATGCAGCCATTCAGGACTCGTAGCTGAAGGAATGCAGTTCTTTGACCACATGATTAATGATTTTCATGTTGTCCCCAGAATGGAGCACTATGCATCAATGGTCGACCTTCTTGGTCGTGCTGGCTGCTTGGAAAAGGCCGAAGACTTCATTAAAAACATGCCAATAAAACCAAGTGTTGAAGTGTGGGCAGTCTTACTTAATGCATGCAGGGTTCATCAAAATATTGGTTTAGGAGAACGTGTAGCAGAATACATTTTTGGATTGGAGCCTGAAAACATTGGATACTATGTACTACTATCAAATATATATGCTGAGGCTGGTAGGTGGGATGATGTAGCAAAAGTGAGGGCAAAGATGAAAAGCAGAGGATTGCAAAAAAGTCCAGGATGCAGCTGGATTGAAGTTAATAACCAAGTGTAG